The Alteriqipengyuania halimionae genome contains a region encoding:
- a CDS encoding DMT family transporter, translating into MSAETPSLAQPRYLLPFLLVTLIWGGTWIIIKDQLSSVPSFWSICYRFMVALVGMFLLARLRGQPWRLPRGGWVIAFWMGVLQFFVNFAFVYNAERFVTSGLVAVIFALLIVPNAILGRIFLGQSITRNFVIGSLVAASGIALLFLHEYRESPAGLWDVIFGASLAIGGILGASFANILQATERGKALPLLTLLAWSMTVGMVLNAVVAFTFFGPPVWDPRPGYGLGILYLGLLGSVATFPLYYPLVRTVGAGKAAYSSVLVPVVAMVLSTLFEGFAWTVLAAGGAALAMVGMLIALQARDPGRITSPPKAP; encoded by the coding sequence GTGAGCGCCGAAACGCCGAGCCTGGCTCAGCCGCGGTATCTGCTGCCCTTCCTGCTCGTAACGCTGATCTGGGGCGGGACCTGGATCATCATCAAGGACCAGCTTTCGAGCGTCCCGTCCTTCTGGTCGATCTGTTATCGCTTCATGGTAGCGCTGGTTGGCATGTTCCTGCTCGCGCGCTTGCGCGGTCAGCCATGGCGTTTGCCGCGGGGCGGCTGGGTCATCGCCTTCTGGATGGGCGTGCTGCAGTTCTTCGTCAATTTCGCCTTTGTCTACAATGCCGAACGATTCGTGACGTCTGGTCTGGTCGCGGTGATATTCGCCCTGCTGATCGTGCCGAACGCGATCCTGGGGCGCATCTTTCTCGGCCAGTCGATCACGCGCAATTTCGTCATTGGCTCGCTGGTCGCCGCCAGCGGTATCGCGCTGTTGTTCCTGCACGAATACCGCGAATCGCCTGCCGGGTTGTGGGATGTGATCTTCGGCGCGTCGCTGGCCATTGGCGGTATTCTCGGCGCGTCGTTCGCCAACATCCTGCAAGCGACCGAGCGGGGGAAGGCGCTGCCCTTGCTGACATTGCTGGCGTGGTCGATGACCGTCGGGATGGTGCTCAACGCCGTCGTCGCTTTCACCTTTTTCGGGCCGCCGGTGTGGGACCCGCGCCCGGGCTACGGCCTCGGCATTCTATACCTCGGCCTGCTGGGCTCGGTGGCGACGTTTCCGCTGTATTATCCCCTGGTTCGCACCGTAGGCGCGGGCAAGGCCGCGTATTCCTCGGTGCTGGTGCCGGTGGTGGCGATGGTGCTGTCGACGCTGTTCGAAGGCTTTGCATGGACTGTGCTGGCTGCCGGCGGAGCCGCGCTGGCGATGGTCGGCATGCTGATCGCGTTGCAGGCCCGCGATCCGGGGCGGATCACCTCTCCACCCAAGGCGCCGTAG
- the pgeF gene encoding peptidoglycan editing factor PgeF, with protein sequence MADLFSPLRAEALRGIPHGFFGRESDSEADRPFEAEREAVLPGADFAMLRQTHSPQAIIVERAWNHEERPEGDALATKVPGLLLGIVTADCAPVLLADAENGVIGAAHAGWKGALYGVTDAAIVAMERLGANRAKIRAAIGPCIAQANYEVGDDFGNAFLTADRRNARFFRQGKPGKVHFDLEGYLMARLVQAGIAIVEASHTDTYADEARFYSYRRDTHRDVVCHGRQVSLIGLSPD encoded by the coding sequence TTGGCTGACCTGTTTTCGCCCCTTCGCGCCGAGGCGCTGCGCGGCATTCCGCACGGTTTCTTCGGCCGCGAAAGCGATTCGGAAGCGGACAGGCCTTTCGAGGCCGAGCGCGAGGCCGTTCTGCCCGGCGCAGACTTCGCCATGTTGCGGCAGACGCATTCGCCGCAGGCGATCATCGTCGAGCGAGCCTGGAATCATGAAGAGCGCCCCGAAGGCGATGCGCTGGCGACCAAGGTGCCGGGCCTGTTGCTCGGCATCGTCACCGCCGATTGCGCCCCGGTCCTGCTCGCCGATGCCGAAAACGGCGTCATTGGCGCAGCCCATGCCGGGTGGAAGGGCGCTCTTTATGGCGTGACCGATGCGGCGATCGTCGCGATGGAACGCCTCGGCGCCAATCGTGCGAAAATCCGCGCCGCGATCGGGCCGTGCATCGCGCAGGCGAATTACGAAGTGGGCGACGATTTCGGCAACGCGTTCCTCACCGCCGATCGCCGCAATGCGCGCTTTTTCCGCCAGGGCAAGCCGGGCAAGGTGCACTTCGATCTCGAAGGCTATCTCATGGCACGGCTGGTCCAGGCCGGGATCGCGATCGTCGAGGCCTCCCATACCGATACCTATGCCGACGAGGCGCGGTTTTATTCCTACCGCCGCGATACCCACCGCGATGTGGTGTG
- the pepN gene encoding aminopeptidase N — protein sequence MDVARTPSTADGNPMMADAPPEPHVPATIRREDYTPPAWLVPEVALHFDLGIEKTVVRSELKIVRNHTSDRAPNIRLNGDEIEPRTVLCNGKPCESWTMDGNDLLVSIEGDEALLSITTELTPDQNSKLMGLYASNGMLCTQCEAEGFRRITFFPDRPDVLSTYTVRMEAPKDVLPVLLCNGNKTGEGDLDGGRHWAEWHDPWPKPSYLFALVAGDLVALEDSFTTMGGREVDLAIWVREADLGRTQHAMDSLKKSMKWDEETFGREYDLDVFNIVAVGDFNMGAMENKGLNIFNTKYVLADPETATDGDYDGVEGVIAHEYFHNWSGNRVTCRDWFQLSLKEGFTVLRDQLFSQDMQGEAVKRIEDVRVLRAVQFPEDSGPLSHPIRPDSYQEISNFYTSTVYNKGAEVIRMMRSMAGEEAFRKGSDLYFERHDGEAATCEDFITAIEDGAGLDLKQFRRWYEQAGTPRVSAAFKDGQLQLTQEVPATPGQPDKQPAVIPLRVALFDRSTGKSAGERLVVLDQSEASFSFEDSPADAVLSINRGFTAPVALDVERGEGDLVFLAANDDDPFARYEALQELVIGHLLAEAGADGAARSDDTSRAALGEAFAAILDDGVVDDGALDDQMRGEMLLLPPVAYLCEQVLVADPVALHQAREGLKAWLGSELRDRFEAMHDRASAVPYSLDRKARGARKVKTQALVYLAAADGAAAASRAKAQYDRAGNMTDRQGALMVLAGLEQPERDAALEDFHARFDGNDLAIDKWFALQAGSLHPDVISQVKALADHPDFRLNNPNRVRSLYMAFAANKAGFHDPSGEGYRLIADLILALDPINPQTAARFVPPFGRWKRMAEPHGTMMREQLERIAAADGLSRDTYEQVNRSLG from the coding sequence ATGGACGTAGCACGCACTCCCTCGACCGCCGACGGCAACCCGATGATGGCCGATGCGCCGCCCGAGCCGCACGTTCCGGCGACGATCCGGCGCGAGGATTACACCCCGCCCGCCTGGCTGGTCCCCGAAGTCGCCCTCCATTTCGATCTCGGGATCGAGAAAACGGTGGTCCGTTCCGAGCTCAAAATAGTACGCAATCATACGTCTGATCGGGCGCCGAACATCCGCCTGAACGGCGACGAAATCGAGCCCCGAACGGTGCTCTGCAACGGCAAGCCGTGCGAAAGCTGGACGATGGACGGCAACGACCTGCTCGTCAGCATCGAAGGCGACGAAGCGCTGCTTTCGATCACCACCGAACTCACGCCCGACCAGAACAGCAAGCTGATGGGTCTCTACGCCTCCAACGGCATGCTCTGCACCCAGTGCGAGGCCGAGGGATTCCGGCGCATCACCTTCTTCCCCGACCGGCCCGACGTGCTGTCGACCTACACCGTGCGGATGGAAGCGCCGAAGGACGTGCTGCCGGTGCTGCTGTGCAATGGCAACAAGACCGGCGAGGGCGATCTCGATGGCGGGCGCCACTGGGCCGAATGGCATGATCCGTGGCCCAAGCCGTCCTACCTGTTCGCGCTGGTGGCGGGCGACCTTGTCGCACTGGAGGACAGCTTCACGACCATGGGTGGGCGCGAGGTCGATCTCGCGATCTGGGTGCGCGAGGCCGATCTCGGCCGCACGCAGCACGCCATGGATTCGCTCAAGAAATCGATGAAGTGGGACGAGGAAACCTTTGGCCGCGAATACGATCTCGACGTGTTCAACATCGTCGCGGTCGGCGATTTCAACATGGGTGCGATGGAGAACAAGGGCCTCAACATCTTCAACACGAAGTATGTGCTGGCCGACCCCGAAACCGCGACCGATGGCGATTACGACGGCGTCGAAGGCGTGATCGCGCACGAATATTTCCACAATTGGTCGGGCAATCGCGTGACCTGCCGCGACTGGTTCCAGCTCTCGCTGAAAGAGGGCTTCACCGTGTTGCGCGACCAGCTCTTCAGCCAGGACATGCAGGGCGAAGCGGTCAAGCGGATCGAGGATGTCCGCGTGCTGCGCGCGGTGCAATTCCCCGAGGACAGCGGCCCGCTGTCGCACCCGATCCGGCCCGACAGTTACCAGGAGATTTCCAACTTCTACACCTCGACGGTCTACAACAAGGGCGCCGAAGTCATCCGCATGATGCGATCGATGGCGGGTGAAGAGGCGTTTCGCAAAGGCTCCGACCTTTATTTCGAACGGCACGACGGCGAAGCGGCGACCTGCGAGGATTTCATCACCGCGATCGAGGACGGGGCCGGTCTGGACCTCAAGCAATTCCGCCGCTGGTACGAACAGGCGGGCACGCCGCGCGTCTCGGCCGCGTTCAAAGATGGACAATTGCAGTTAACGCAGGAGGTCCCCGCGACCCCCGGCCAGCCCGACAAGCAACCCGCCGTGATCCCGCTGCGGGTGGCCCTGTTCGACCGTTCCACGGGGAAAAGTGCGGGCGAGCGACTCGTCGTCCTCGACCAAAGTGAAGCGAGCTTCAGCTTTGAAGATTCGCCTGCCGATGCCGTGCTTTCGATCAATCGCGGGTTTACCGCGCCGGTCGCGCTCGATGTCGAACGGGGCGAGGGCGATCTCGTCTTCCTTGCCGCCAATGACGACGATCCGTTCGCGCGGTACGAGGCTTTGCAGGAGCTCGTAATCGGCCATCTTCTCGCCGAAGCGGGTGCCGATGGCGCGGCGCGCAGCGATGATACGAGTCGCGCGGCGCTGGGCGAAGCCTTCGCTGCCATTCTCGACGACGGGGTGGTCGATGATGGGGCGCTCGACGACCAGATGCGCGGCGAGATGCTGCTGCTGCCGCCGGTGGCCTATCTGTGCGAGCAGGTGCTGGTCGCCGATCCGGTCGCGCTGCACCAAGCGCGCGAGGGATTGAAGGCCTGGCTCGGCAGCGAATTGCGCGATCGCTTCGAAGCGATGCACGACCGCGCGAGCGCGGTACCGTATTCGCTCGACCGCAAGGCGCGTGGCGCGCGCAAGGTCAAGACGCAGGCGCTGGTCTATCTCGCAGCAGCCGACGGCGCTGCCGCAGCGTCGCGCGCGAAGGCGCAGTATGATCGCGCCGGCAATATGACCGATCGGCAGGGCGCGCTGATGGTGCTGGCCGGGCTCGAACAGCCCGAGCGCGACGCGGCGCTGGAGGATTTCCACGCGCGTTTCGACGGCAACGACCTGGCGATCGACAAATGGTTCGCGCTGCAGGCGGGGTCGCTCCATCCCGATGTGATTTCGCAGGTGAAGGCGTTGGCCGATCACCCCGATTTCCGCCTCAACAACCCCAATCGCGTGCGCTCGCTCTACATGGCCTTCGCTGCCAACAAGGCCGGCTTCCACGATCCCTCGGGCGAGGGCTATCGCCTGATCGCCGACCTGATCCTTGCTCTCGATCCGATCAATCCGCAGACCGCGGCGCGTTTCGTGCCGCCATTCGGGCGCTGGAAGCGGATGGCCGAACCGCATGGCACGATGATGCGGGAGCAGCTCGAAAGGATTGCCGCCGCCGACGGGCTGTCGCGCGACACCTACGAGCAAGTGAACCGCAGCCTTGGCTGA